ACCTCCAATTCCTCCTTCGGGACAAGGCCCACTGGTCAGCTCAGTGGCAGTTTCCATGAGCTTCCTCCTCTAGCGAAcacaaattttatatttcctcCCTCGCCTTGCGCCCTCGGACCCCAGCTCAGAGACCCGTGCACTTCGGTCTCTTGCCTCTCCCCCGTCCTCTTCGTCCTGCCTTCCTAGCCCCATCCAGTCTCTCCCCCGCATCttgccctaactctaaccccaggcTGCCCGCCCTCCTGGGTCCCACCAAAGAGATCCTGTCCTTCCCATAGTGACAACGAGGCCACTTCTTGGGGAACAGAAGACACCCCCAGTGAAAACAGAGCAGAAAGCCGGCCTGGCAGGCAGGCCAGAGGTCAGCAGCGCAGGGCCCTGTCTTTCAGGCGGAGCTCATGGCTGAGTGAGCCTCCCCTCGGCCCAGCACCCCACCCCAGCATGGTCCAGGCCTGTGGGGGGCGCTCCAGAGCACAGCCGCCGACCTTGTCTCTGGGGGCAGCCATGACCCAGCCTCCACCCGCCAAGGCGCCAGCCAAGAAGCACGTGCGGCTGCAGGAGAGGTGAGGTCTTCCCCAGGGGAGGGGccttcccagccctgggccccgTTTGGCTACTCCCTTCCCTCCAGCTGCACCTCCAGCTCTCAGAGTCGAGCCCAGAGAGCCCGCAGTTGTTGACTCCAGACTGGAAAGGAAACCAGTAGTGCTCATTTGCATGTCCTATGCCCGTCTGAGGCGCAGTGTCATGTCAGCCCTGAGCCTGCTTCCTAAATCCCAGCTTGGATCGCGCAGTCCCTGGGCACGGCCGGCGGCCTTCCTGGGGCTGGAAGCAGGTCGGGGCCTCAGGGCCgggagtgggaggaggtgggCGCTGGAAGGAGCAGCGGGGTCCACAGCGGCCCTGTTCGGGCTGACAAAGGGAGCAGAAGAGACCACAGGAGGGGTCTGAACCCATGAATCGGCTGGGCCTCTGAGTCAAGGGAACGACAAGGAACGGCCTCCTCAGATGTGCCTTGTAACAATGACACTTGTAAGAAAAGCAAGCGCTGCTGGGTGCTCACCAGGCACCACCGGTGGCTGTGCCTGCAGGCGGGGCTCCAACGTGGCCCTGATGCTGGACGTGCGGTCCCTGGGGGCCGTGGAGCCCATCTGCTCTGTGAACACGCCCCGGGAGGTCACCCTGCACTTCCTACGCACAGCTGGACACCCCCTCACCCGCTGGGCTCTGCAACACCAGCCACCCAGCCCCAAGCAGCTGGAGGAGGAATTCTTGGTAAGAACTCGGGGTGCCCTGGGAGTCACTCTGCCCCTCTGTGTCAGAGGCAGCCAGCTGGCCCCATTCTATCCTGGGCACCATGGGCTCCTTAGGAAAGAGAACTtcagagcccaggggagggggccgtccccAGGCTTTCccttctgccccccaccccatctaGGCCTGCACACTCATGCCAAGAAGGAACGGCCAGGGCCCAGCTGCACTAGGAAAGGGTTCAAGGGGAAAAGCGCAGCCTGGGAAGGGGTGTCAACTGTTCACTCCTATCCTCCCCCCGCCAGAAGATCCCCTCAAACTTCGTCAACCCCGAAGACCTGGATATCCCCGGCCACGCCTGCAAGGACCGATACAAGACCATCTTGCCAAGTAAGAACTGCAGCTGGGATCGAGGGAGGCGGGTACTGTCCCTGGGGCTGCAGAACTCCAGAAGGCAGGATGCGCGGCTGGCCGGGGAAGGACCACCTTCCCTGCAGCGCCTCCTTTCAGCGGAGAAATCCCATAGCACGCCCGGCTGGGGAAGGAGCAATGACCACAGCGACAGCATTTGCAGGTGCTCGCTGCGGGCCAGGCACGGCTTTAAAGCCTTCATATTAACTCATTTCGTTGCCAAAGAAATCTGAGTCTAGTCCCACTTCACTTACGCAAGTCGCTCGTCTGACCCCCATATTCACTGTCAGAAAAAATTCTTCCTCTACAACAGCTCCTTTCCTCCCCTACTGGCACAGTCCTATCCTACCCCCCACTGCGCTCAAGGCTGGAGTGTTACATCTTCCCGTTCGCTCTCTGCTGCTCCGTTCCCTTCTCTCTCTAGTCCCTCCTGCACAGCACCACTCAGTTAACCTGCCCACATTATCGCTTTGCtcatgtcactctcctgctcaaaAACACTCTGTGGCTCCCTATTGTCTACACATAAAATAATTCAGCGGGTATCAGGCTCCCTGCCATATACAAGGTACTGTGATGAGCACAGGAACTCTCCTCTTTCTGACACTGTTGGAGTCCACATTCGTTGGTCACCTTTtgacctctgacctctgctgATGTTTACTTCCTAGATCCCCAGAGCCGCGTCTGTCTTGGTCGGGCACAGAGCCAGGAGGATGGAGACTACATCAATGCCAACTACATCCGAGTGAGTGGCCCGGCTGCAGCAGGGAAGGCggtggggtggggctgtgtgTGAAGGTGTCTGAAGGTGTCTTCCAGCCGCCGCTGGGGCTTCGGGAGCCTGGGTTTCCCTCCTCCTTGCTTCAACTCACTGATGCCACAGCCCTGTCAAGCTGGGCTGGACACTGGACAGTCCCCAAGACACCAACTTAGAAAGCAGCAGCTCACAGTGGGTGGGGCTAAGATCGATAAATAGATACACAGATACATAGATCgataaagaaaagggaaacagagcagatgttaaaaatatttgaagaggcGAGGCGTGGTGGCgcgtcccagctactggggaggctgaagcaggaggatcgcttgagcccaggagttcaaggttacagtgagctatgatcatgccactgcactccagcctgggtgacacagcaagactctgtctctaaataaaataaaataaaataaaaataaaaaagtatatctGAAGAGACCACTGAGTCTCCTTAACCTACCCTCTCCGCATCCATTTCAACAGTCGAAACTTAGCAGGAAGTTAGCATGGCCGAGCCCAATCTCTAGCTTCTTGAGGGTTAATCGCTCCTGAACTCTGCAGGGCCTGTGCCAGCACTAAGGGGACCTCCccgccctctcccctccttgcccCACCTTACCTTAACTTCACCCCAAGTAGCCTCTCCTTTGTGGGGACGTCTGATTGATGTCACGCTATGGGAAGCTCAAGGCACAGTGGGCTGGCGCCCCACCCCAGCTGCTCACCGCTATCGGCCCCACGCAGACGTAAAAGCAGCTCTCTGACGGCTCACAGTGGGCAGAACAGCAGTCAGGGGcgcagaggagagagaagctgCTAGCTAGGGAAGCCGGAAACACGAGCTCCCATCCTTCCCTGTGCCGGCCCAAACCAGGGGAAGGGTCTGGATTTCACCTCCGTCTTGAGGAGCAGGCAGCTGAGGATcctggaggggagagagacgGGTTACAGAGAGGGTGCTACATTTCGCTACTAAATGGATAACACATGCAAAAGTGAAACATCATTCTCAACAAATATTATACTCTGTTTTGGTATTTTGTGCTAGAAGAGAGcagcaggggaggaagagaaCAAACATTTGTAGAGCACTCACTATATGCTAGACTCTCAATGTATCTTGTTGAATTTAATCCACACTATTATACATTTCTACAAGACAGATATTATTAtgcccaatttacagatgagaaaactgaggcttacagaagCTAGGGAACTAGCTTACAGTGGCACAGCTAGGAAACAGCAGAACAGGGATCTGATCCTCACTCCAGGACCTGTATCCTTCCTACCATGCGGCTTCCGGATGTGTGTGTTCGTGCGTATGTGcgtctgcatgtgtgtgttcacTGGCCGCAGCCTGATCCCAGCACCTGCAGCGTCTGGGGTCTCCCCAGAGGTCTAATTCCACCGCTTCCCACCCTTCTCCTGTGCTTCCACCTCTCCAGGGCTATGACGGGCAGGAGAAGGTCTACATTGCAACCCAAGGCCCCATGCCCAACACCGTGTCGGACTTCTGGGAGATGGTGTGGCAAGAAGAAGTGTCCACCATTGTCATGCTCACCCAACTCCGAGAGGGCAAGGAGGTAGGAGGCAGAGCCACAGTCCTCGCTGGACCTGGAGGAGCCTGtgccatgtgcacacacacacaggcctgtGCAGGGCAGCTCAGGACCAGAGGCTGTCCTGAGAGCCGTCCCAGCTCACACCTGTCAGAAAGGTCCCCGAGATACACCCCAGGGAGGCTGTCCATAGCCAAAATGTGGGACAGGGTGAGCACCTTGTCAGCAGGTGTCAAGCCCAGGAGGGCCAGGACCCAGTTGCTGCCCCCCCCCACAGTGGGGGTGGCCAATGGGGAGGTCATACCACCCCCTctctgctgccctggcccctgctccAGATGACAGACCCTCCCCCTTCTaactcccagctccctcccccctAGAAATGTGTCCACTATTGGCCCACAGAAGAAGAAACCTATGGACCCTTCCGGCTCCGCGTCCAGGACATGAAAGAGCATCCGGAATACACCGTGCGGCAGCTCACCATCCAGGTACCGCCCCTGGGGTACCTGGGTACCGTCCGCAGGGAAGCTGGGCCACCCCAGCAACTCTGGAACTCTGGCCTGGCCTTCAATGGGAGCCAACGGTTTACTCACGGAAACCTTAAACCCACGTCTAAAAGACCATTTTAAGccacagaagaaagagaaacttgGGTACTGTCCTGAGGGGGCTCCAGTCTAACAGGGCAGAGCCAGCGGAAACTGCAGCCGTCGTGCGGAATGGCcgagggaggagaggtggggcCCAGGGGTGGCGCGGAAGAAATGAGTGGTTGGAACAGACGCATAGTAACCCATGCCGAAGTGCTTTAAAAATGCCTTCTGTGATTGTAgggtgttttacagttttcaaagcatTTCTCAATCAACTCATTCTCCTCCAAGCATCCTCGGAAGTAAACCAATAAGATATCACTGTCCTCATTTTCTAGGTGAAGATAATGAGGTCAAGGGCATTGTCCAAAGTCATGTGCTAgttagaggcagagctgggacttgaacttgGGTCTTTCCCCTCTCCCAGGACAATGCTCCTCCCCGGCATTTTCGAGGGGGAAGTGGTGGAGTACGATAAGCAGGAAAAGAGTCGACCTCGCCTGCTTCGCGTCAATGACTCCCCCGTAGGATAattccagcccctgccctcctctggcACCAAAGAAGAAGGTGGGcagtgcccccaccccaggctgactCTGATTCTCATGCCTTGTCTCCAACCCAGCACCAGGAGGAGTGCCGGTCGGTAAAGCATGTCCTTTTCTCGGCCTGGCCTGACCACCAGACTCCGGAATCAGCGGGACCCCTGCTGCGCCTGGTGGCTGAGGTGGAGGACAGCCCAGAGGCGTCTTCCCACGCCAGGCCCATCGTGGTCCACTGCAGGTGCGCGACCCCGCCCTCCACAGCACCCTGTGTGCTGTGCTCCCTCCCCCGCCACTGGGTCTCTCCTGGGAAGGGGTCTGAGCAGAACAGCATCAGGCAGGCCTAGTTCTTCCTTGGACAGGAACCTCAAGATCATTCTGGAAGTGCTCTTCTTACCTCTTTTGTGCGGAACCTGGACATCTGAGCTGGACACTCAGGCACAATCCAGAGAGCGGGTGGAATGTCAGGAAGTTCCTAGTCTGCTTAGGGAGACATAAACATGATCCCTGCTCTTGGGGAACTCgtgtattcattcagcaaacatttactgaaagcCCATGATTGTCAGGCACGGTGTTAGATGCGAAGGAGACAGCTGTCACCAAAACAGTTTGCTTTCTTCCCTGACAGGTTTACAGCCTGATGGGAAAGACAGCAGATTAAACAATTAAATACAACGTAATGTGATGAGCATTATCATGGGGGACTGTGGGGAAACATAGAACAAAGTCACCTAATGCAGGCTTTGGCCAGAGAAAGTTTCCAAGAGAAAGGACACCTAAGCCAACCTGAGACCTGAAAGGTGAATTAGCCAagtgaggagggaagaggggaggcgTTCCAGGCAGGtggaacagcacatgcaaaggcccagagAAGAAGTTTTAAAACTGCTACGTTGCAGGGAGCAGAGTTAGAGGCTGGGCCTGGAGGTCACGTGTGGGATGATGACGAGAGATGAGTGTGGAAGGCAGATGAAGGCCAGATGAGGAGGGGCCTGGTAGGACTGGCGAAGACACTTGGATTTGCCATTTTGGAAGAATACTTTGGCTACAGAGCGAAAAGTGGATTGGGGTGGAGTAGGGGGTAGCGCAGGGGACCAGGCTTAAAACAAGGAGACCATTTGGGAGTGCACATCCTAAATAAAGCAGAACGCAGAGGCAAAAGTACAGACAGAGGGGACGCCCGAGCCCACCCACAGGTGACACTGGGACATAAATGCTAGGAGGTCATTGGTGGCTCCTATTAGAAGAAGGGGAGGCCTGGGAGGGTTGTGAAATAAAGAAAGAGCAAGACAGGGCGGAGCAGACAGAAGAGGACCGTGGGAGGGACCAGAGGTGGGACAGGGGCTGAGCGCTGGCAGCCGTGGGAGGGGGGTCCGGGCTGGGAAGGAAGTCATGGTTAGATAACGGGGGATCAGGAGGTCACCAAGTACACAAGTCGGGGACTGTCAGCTGGAAACCACTGTAGACCACTAAGCAGAAGAGAGATCATcacaatgtccccagggaccagaaGGTGGCCGGCCAGAGGCCTAGCGTGAGGCGCCAGTTGTAACCTGCCTCCAGCAGGGACCCCCAGGGGGGCTGGAAGCTGAAGCATTGCCACCTTCCCCCAGAGACCTGTGCCCCAAAATAGACCACTTGTAGGTCCCATTTCTTCCTCCATAGTTTGGGGCCTAGCTCCCATGATCCCTGGTCCCCTGTGACCTCCCCGTCCCCTCCCTGGCTATACCCAGTGCAGGGATCGGCCGGACTGGCTGCTTCATCGCCACCCGAATTGGCTGCCAGCAGCTGAAGGCCCGAGGGGAAGTGGACATTCTGGGCATCGTGTGCCAACTGCGGCTAGACAGGTGGGTCCATGGGCGTAAACAAAACCAACAACATTGACAGGTGGCATGGGTGCCTCTGAGCCTCAGAGCACTGCTAGGCACATGGCCACAGTGCACTCACCCCTGTGAGAAGGGGAGGGACCCTTTTGATTAAAGAGCTGTTTATTTTGTAACTAACCCCAGGAAAGAATCTCTATCTGAAATTTTGGCTTGCAGGCCTGGAATTGAACATGCCACTCTATGGATCTACCCCGAGCCCTCAATCTTTTCTCCCCCAAATTCCCTGCACAGACAAAAGTTGGCAGTGTTTGGCTCTAGGCAGCCACAAGCAGTGCACAGAAGCTCACTGGGTTTGGAGACAGGATCCGGGTTCAAATTCTGATGTGTATCTCACTGAGCCGAAACTATATTTCTCTGGCCCCCATTTCCTTATCTAGAGAGAGATAACACCTCCTGCCCAGAGAACTGTTACAAGGAATGAATTAACTTATATGAAAGTgtttgggccaggcacggtggctcacacctgtaatcctagcactgtgggaagccaagatgggcggattacttgagctcaggagttccagaccagcctgagcaagagcgagaccctgtctccactaaaaatagaaagaaattatatggacaactaaaatacatatatatatataattagccaggcatggtggcgcatgcctgcagtcccagctactcgggaggcctaggcaggaggatcgcttgagcccaggagtttgaggctgctgtgagctaggctgatgccacggcactctagcctgggcaacagagtgagactctctctcaaaaaaaaaaaaaaaaagaaaagaaagaaagaaagaaagaaaatgtttgggAAACGGGCACTAATATACAAATGTATAGagtcattacttttttttttaagattagtgGAAAGAGGAAACTTGAGGCTCAGGGGTATTCCTGGCCCAACCTGAGAGATCAGAGGTCTGGTTTTGCCCCAGGAGCTGAGGGGGTCAGGTGAGACCAAGCATCTCCCCCGTGGCACGCCCAGCCATGGGGCTCAGCCCCGAGTGAGGGGCAGAGGGCTTCCCTCGAAGGGGAGAGCTGAGGGGCAGCGAGGAGGAGTAGGAAGTAGAAAGGATGAATATGCGTGAAGAAGTTGGCGTGTTCTTGGAGAAAGTCAGGACTTTCCCAATAGGACTATGAGGATGTTGCCCCGAGCCATTCGGCCAGTACCCTGAGCCTCCCTCGCTCCCCGTGTGTGTCTCTCCTTGCAGGGGCGGGATGATCCAGACAGCAGAGCAGTACCAGTTCCTACACCACACTCTGGCGCTGTATGCGGCCCAGCTGCCCACGGAGCCCAGCCCCTGACCCCTGCCACCCTCCACCAGCCCAGGTGCCAGCCCCACCTCGGGCCTGGGAAGGTGGGTCCGGGGAAAGTGGGCTGTGTGATCCGGGCGACCCCTGGGTGGGCATGGGAAGGAGCGCCTCCCTAGCGCTGCTCGCAGTCACAGGAAGCTGCATCAGCAAGGACGAGGGGCCAGATTCCAGGTCTTCACCAGGGGCCACTCCTCTGCTGCCTCTAGTGGCCCCAAATGGACCTTAGGGGGACCCCCCCATGTCTCTCTGAACTTAAAGATGGCACTTACAACAGGCAAAGAAAGCAGCCCGGGTATCCTGGTCTCCTCCAAGACGCTGTTtgtgggcttcagtttcctcatctacagcACGGACATTAAGTGCTTTGATACCATAAGGGCAGGCAATCAGAGAAGTTCCTAGAAGCCATTCCAGCTGTCTCCCTTCCTGGGACTGGCAAGACAGTAATTCCAAGATCATCCTCCAACTGGGCCCAGCCCAAGCACAGGCCAGATGCAAGAGTGGGGAAAAGTCTGGTCCTGACCGCAAAGCCTCAAAATCCTAGCAGTGACTCCCCGGTCCCCCACCACACATCTGAGAGGGCCGGACCCCTCCCCTATCAAAGAGAACAAGGGCTGAGATTACCTTTGTTTCCACCCATGTGTCTTGAGAGCAGGCTACAGAGGCAGCCAGGCCTGGCAGTTGAAATCTCTGGAAGAGGGAGAGTGTGGGGACTATTCAGAGGCCGAGAGGGCTGCCCCTGACTCCACAATCGCCAACCACTCTCGAGCTACTCTCCAGGGAGGCCCACCCTTCTCTGCTTTGCTTCCATGACCTCAAATGATACCCGAGCATGCCGGGAGCaccaaagaaagaggagagaagaggagacaaAGAGCACAGTCTGACTAGATAACCCAGCCCACCACGATCCTTCATGCCCGGCATTTGCAGAGTACACCTGGGGAGCTCGGCTGTCTCCAAAAGCAGTCTGGGTTATAGCCACTCCATGCAGGCATGGCGGCGCAGCTGAACTGGGACCCCTCACCATGTGCTCCAGAGACCTAACCCCCTCATTCATCAACAGAATTTCCAGGACACCCCAGATCTATCTCAGGGCTGAACTATAACCCCAGGATTCATCCTCCTTGAATCTGAGACGGGCTGCCCATTCTGAGATGGGGGTAAGATAAGGCACCATTTCGCCTGGCACCCCACCCCTGAGACCTGCCTTGGCTGATGCCAGTTCTCTGTGGAAACCCCCAAGGAGCCGAATCCTGGACAACAGCTGGGCCTCCTCGCTCATGAAGAACATGCAGCGCTAAAGCTGAGGGTGGTTGCCTTCTGCTCAGCCTTACTGAGGAGCCCCTCCTGCTCTGTAGCCCTGGGGACGGACTCACCTGCACCTCCACCTGCCTGAGGGCCTGGGAGAGGCACCACCACCCGTGCCTGTGAAGGGAGGTGGAGGGCTCCCAAGTGCCTGATCCTGCCCTGAGCTCAGACCCAGTCTGGAGGGAAGCAACTGCCCAGCCCCCAGGCTCCCCTCCTTGGCACCGTCACCCCAG
This is a stretch of genomic DNA from Eulemur rufifrons isolate Redbay chromosome 27, OSU_ERuf_1, whole genome shotgun sequence. It encodes these proteins:
- the PTPN7 gene encoding tyrosine-protein phosphatase non-receptor type 7 isoform X1, whose protein sequence is MNRPGRWPARGLPRPGRGRGQRSLGLGGHSPAPRFPGTPAAKRTWESPGVRARDCPLRSSWLSEPPLGPAPHPSMVQACGGRSRAQPPTLSLGAAMTQPPPAKAPAKKHVRLQERRGSNVALMLDVRSLGAVEPICSVNTPREVTLHFLRTAGHPLTRWALQHQPPSPKQLEEEFLKIPSNFVNPEDLDIPGHACKDRYKTILPNPQSRVCLGRAQSQEDGDYINANYIRGYDGQEKVYIATQGPMPNTVSDFWEMVWQEEVSTIVMLTQLREGKEKCVHYWPTEEETYGPFRLRVQDMKEHPEYTVRQLTIQHQEECRSVKHVLFSAWPDHQTPESAGPLLRLVAEVEDSPEASSHARPIVVHCSAGIGRTGCFIATRIGCQQLKARGEVDILGIVCQLRLDRGGMIQTAEQYQFLHHTLALYAAQLPTEPSP
- the PTPN7 gene encoding tyrosine-protein phosphatase non-receptor type 7 isoform X3, yielding MVQACGGRSRAQPPTLSLGAAMTQPPPAKAPAKKHVRLQERRGSNVALMLDVRSLGAVEPICSVNTPREVTLHFLRTAGHPLTRWALQHQPPSPKQLEEEFLKIPSNFVNPEDLDIPGHACKDRYKTILPNPQSRVCLGRAQSQEDGDYINANYIRGYDGQEKVYIATQGPMPNTVSDFWEMVWQEEVSTIVMLTQLREGKEKCVHYWPTEEETYGPFRLRVQDMKEHPEYTVRQLTIQHQEECRSVKHVLFSAWPDHQTPESAGPLLRLVAEVEDSPEASSHARPIVVHCSAGIGRTGCFIATRIGCQQLKARGEVDILGIVCQLRLDRGGMIQTAEQYQFLHHTLALYAAQLPTEPSP
- the PTPN7 gene encoding tyrosine-protein phosphatase non-receptor type 7 isoform X2, translated to MVQACGGRSRAQPPTLSLGAAMTQPPPAKAPAKKHVRLQERRGSNVALMLDVRSLGAVEPICSVNTPREVTLHFLRTAGHPLTRWALQHQPPSPKQLEEEFLIPSNFVNPEDLDIPGHACKDRYKTILPNPQSRVCLGRAQSQEDGDYINANYIRGYDGQEKVYIATQGPMPNTVSDFWEMVWQEEVSTIVMLTQLREGKEKCVHYWPTEEETYGPFRLRVQDMKEHPEYTVRQLTIQHQEECRSVKHVLFSAWPDHQTPESAGPLLRLVAEVEDSPEASSHARPIVVHCSAGIGRTGCFIATRIGCQQLKARGEVDILGIVCQLRLDRGGMIQTAEQYQFLHHTLALYAAQLPTEPSP